A stretch of the uncultured Trichococcus sp. genome encodes the following:
- the alaS gene encoding alanine--tRNA ligase, which translates to MKNLTSSDIRQMYLDFWATKGSKVEPSASLIPVNDPTLLWINSGVATLKKYFDGTLIPENPRITNAQKSIRTNDIENVGVTARHHTLFEMLGNFSIGDYFKEEAIPWAWEFLTDEKWLAFDPELLYVTYYPEDADTKRIWQEKVGLPEDHIVPIADNFWDIGAGPCGPDTEIFYDRGPAFQDLPDGDPEMYPGGENERYLEIWNLVFSEFNHKPDGTYEPLPHKNVDTGMGLERVTSVVQNTPTNFETDLFMPIIKKIETLSDGKKYGENKTLDISFKVIADHVRAVSFAIGDRALPSNEGRGYILRRLIRRSVMHGQKLGIEKLFLNELVPVVADIMESYYPEVKADQDFIIKVITNEEQRFQETIHEGMEILNSVFEEMNEKGETVVNGTNAFKLYDTYGFPLELTSEYAEEKGFTVDTEGFNQEMQEQRNRARAARQVEDSFSVQSPVWAEVLVPSTFSGYDQTKISSELSVMVANDDIVERAAAEDRVQIIFRETPFYAEMGGQVADKGTIETETGEVIAEIEDVKRAPNGQTMHIARVLKEIHSNETYVLHVDESRRRNITKNHTATHLLHQALKDVLGNHANQAGSLVNPNQLRFDFTHFGQVTAEELVRMEEIVNEKIWEALPVVTVETTIDKAKEMGAMALFGEKYGKEVRVVDVGGYSVELCGGVHVQNSQDIGVFKILSESGIGAGIRRIEAVTGQAAYQYFRTKEAELNEAAQLVKAQQTKEVAGKINQLKQEMKEMQGENESLKAKIMNAEAKDLFENVETVNGVTYITYETKNQDMNGLRQLADQWRQKAVSDLFVAASATDGKVNMLAAVAKDKLERGLKAGDLIKTIAPFAGGKGGGRPDMAQAGGNNPTGIPAALKHVAVWIAENTK; encoded by the coding sequence ATGAAAAATCTGACAAGCAGCGACATCCGTCAAATGTATCTTGATTTTTGGGCAACGAAAGGGTCAAAAGTGGAGCCAAGCGCTTCGCTGATACCGGTCAACGATCCTACTTTATTATGGATCAACTCAGGCGTAGCGACTTTGAAAAAATATTTTGATGGCACATTGATCCCTGAAAATCCGCGCATCACCAATGCCCAAAAGAGCATCCGCACAAACGATATCGAAAATGTCGGCGTAACCGCAAGACACCATACTTTATTCGAAATGTTGGGGAACTTCTCGATCGGGGACTACTTCAAGGAAGAAGCAATCCCTTGGGCATGGGAATTCCTGACGGACGAAAAATGGTTGGCGTTCGATCCGGAGCTGCTTTATGTCACTTATTATCCTGAAGATGCGGATACGAAACGCATTTGGCAGGAAAAAGTCGGTTTACCGGAAGATCATATCGTTCCGATCGCGGACAACTTTTGGGACATCGGGGCAGGCCCGTGCGGACCGGATACGGAAATTTTCTACGACCGCGGCCCGGCCTTCCAGGACTTGCCTGACGGTGACCCTGAAATGTATCCGGGCGGTGAAAATGAACGCTATCTTGAAATCTGGAACCTTGTGTTCTCCGAATTCAACCACAAACCGGACGGCACCTACGAACCACTGCCGCACAAGAACGTCGATACGGGGATGGGTCTGGAGCGCGTCACGAGCGTAGTCCAAAACACACCGACCAACTTCGAAACGGATTTGTTCATGCCGATCATAAAAAAAATCGAAACGTTGAGTGACGGCAAGAAATACGGCGAAAACAAAACGCTGGATATTTCCTTCAAAGTCATCGCTGATCACGTGCGCGCCGTCAGTTTTGCGATCGGGGACCGTGCCTTGCCGTCCAATGAAGGCCGCGGCTACATTTTGCGTCGCTTGATCCGCCGCTCTGTCATGCATGGCCAAAAATTGGGCATCGAAAAATTGTTCCTGAACGAATTGGTTCCGGTTGTGGCAGATATTATGGAATCCTATTATCCAGAAGTAAAAGCTGATCAAGATTTCATCATCAAAGTCATCACGAACGAAGAGCAACGTTTCCAGGAAACGATCCACGAAGGGATGGAAATCCTGAACAGCGTTTTTGAAGAAATGAACGAAAAGGGCGAAACGGTCGTAAACGGCACAAATGCCTTCAAACTGTACGATACATACGGCTTCCCGCTGGAACTTACGAGCGAATATGCCGAAGAAAAAGGCTTCACAGTCGATACAGAAGGGTTTAATCAAGAGATGCAGGAGCAACGCAACCGCGCCCGTGCAGCAAGACAAGTGGAAGACTCCTTCTCTGTGCAATCCCCAGTCTGGGCCGAGGTACTGGTTCCGAGCACTTTTTCAGGTTACGATCAAACGAAAATTTCATCCGAGCTTTCAGTGATGGTGGCGAATGACGACATCGTCGAGAGAGCTGCTGCAGAAGACCGCGTTCAGATCATTTTCCGGGAAACGCCTTTTTATGCAGAAATGGGTGGGCAAGTTGCGGATAAAGGAACAATCGAAACCGAAACGGGTGAAGTGATTGCGGAAATCGAAGACGTCAAACGCGCCCCGAATGGCCAAACCATGCATATCGCGCGTGTCCTGAAGGAAATCCATTCGAACGAAACCTATGTCCTGCACGTGGATGAATCCCGCAGAAGAAACATCACGAAAAACCATACAGCGACGCATCTGCTGCACCAAGCGCTGAAGGATGTTTTGGGAAATCATGCCAACCAAGCGGGCTCATTGGTGAATCCGAATCAGCTTCGTTTTGACTTCACGCATTTCGGCCAAGTAACAGCAGAAGAGTTGGTGCGGATGGAAGAGATCGTGAATGAAAAAATTTGGGAAGCTTTGCCGGTCGTAACAGTCGAAACAACCATCGATAAGGCGAAAGAAATGGGCGCTATGGCTTTGTTCGGCGAGAAATACGGCAAAGAAGTCCGTGTAGTCGATGTAGGCGGCTATTCAGTCGAGCTTTGCGGCGGAGTCCATGTTCAAAATTCACAGGATATCGGCGTCTTCAAGATTTTGTCCGAATCCGGAATCGGTGCAGGTATCCGACGTATCGAAGCAGTGACCGGACAGGCAGCTTATCAGTATTTCCGTACAAAAGAAGCTGAGTTGAACGAAGCGGCGCAGCTGGTGAAAGCACAACAAACAAAAGAAGTGGCCGGTAAAATCAATCAACTGAAGCAAGAAATGAAGGAAATGCAAGGCGAAAACGAGTCCTTGAAAGCAAAAATCATGAATGCCGAAGCCAAAGATCTCTTTGAGAACGTGGAGACCGTCAACGGTGTCACTTACATCACCTATGAAACAAAGAATCAAGATATGAATGGCTTGCGTCAATTGGCTGACCAATGGCGTCAAAAGGCTGTCTCCGATCTTTTCGTGGCAGCTTCGGCCACAGACGGCAAAGTCAATATGCTGGCTGCAGTTGCCAAAGACAAGTTGGAGAGAGGCCTGAAAGCCGGTGATCTGATCAAGACGATCGCTCCGTTTGCTGGCGGAAAGGGCGGCGGACGTCCTGATATGGCACAAGCAGGGGGGAATAACCCGACCGGCATTCCGGCTGCGCTGAAACATGTTGCGGTCTGGATTGCCGAAAATACAAAATAA
- a CDS encoding ATP-dependent RecD-like DNA helicase: MDTEQGYIVGEIKAIFFENASNFYKVMLISVNESNLPQKQDEIVVTGSFGQITEDTAYRFFGEVVEHPRYGVQFQATSYQQEKPTSKNGLIAFLSGERFPGIGKRTAEKIVETFGAEAVDVILDDPEALKSISGMTPKKREMMRDVLMQTQGTEKILIALGNYGFSNNQAANIFHFYRTETLTVLNENPYRLLEDIEGIGFKKADQLAEELNFAPDHSSRLKGGLIATLQELCLSNGDTYVDGTVLLERTIHLLEQSRRFIIEDAPVIEALMEMVMDMKVVEDHSRFAIPSLYFAEEGIASSIDRLLKRKTKIAYPGVNLDLEIENLQSNLQIRYGASQIEAIKAALLSPFFILTGGPGTGKTTVLKGIVRMFSELNDLPEDPKDYKDGLFPILLAAPTGRAAKRMQETTGLPGSTIHRLLGLTGQEKESDELYTQELEGKLLIIDEVSMVDTWLMHRLLKSVPPGMQVLFVGDKDQLPSVGPGQVLFDLLNCKALPQVELNEIFRQSGDSSIIPLAHEIKNGILPRDFRNNQADRSFLPCQTHQIEPVIRQVVEKAKSKGFTAKDIQILAPMYKGAAGIDAINTMMQEIFNPKGNKKRREVAFFDVVYRVGDKVLQLVNQPENNVFNGDMGEITAIQFAKETEEKVDQITILFDTVEVTYNRNNWNKFVLAYCCSIHKSQGSEFTMVILPMVKQYGRMLRRNLLYTAITRSKSKLILCGDYEAFETAVVSTGDIRKTMLHEKLERNLNTDKVFAAADPAEDKEKKAPSAGNEAAESTSINKEDKKAPKIVPVYHLTSEQISDGSIDPMIGMENVTPEMFMTGK, encoded by the coding sequence ATGGATACAGAACAAGGCTATATCGTCGGAGAAATCAAAGCGATTTTCTTTGAAAACGCGAGTAATTTCTACAAAGTCATGCTGATTTCAGTCAATGAATCGAATCTCCCGCAAAAGCAGGATGAAATTGTTGTGACGGGAAGCTTCGGCCAGATAACCGAAGATACAGCTTATCGCTTTTTCGGTGAGGTCGTGGAGCACCCAAGATACGGTGTCCAATTCCAAGCCACTTCCTATCAGCAGGAAAAACCCACCTCCAAGAACGGCTTGATTGCATTCTTGTCGGGGGAACGTTTCCCAGGCATCGGTAAACGGACAGCCGAAAAAATCGTGGAGACTTTTGGCGCGGAAGCGGTCGACGTCATCCTTGATGACCCGGAAGCTCTGAAAAGCATCAGCGGCATGACGCCCAAAAAAAGGGAAATGATGCGCGATGTACTGATGCAGACGCAAGGAACCGAGAAGATCCTGATTGCATTGGGTAACTATGGCTTCTCCAATAATCAGGCAGCGAATATCTTTCATTTCTACCGCACCGAAACGCTGACTGTCCTAAATGAAAATCCTTACCGACTGCTCGAGGATATCGAAGGCATCGGCTTCAAGAAAGCCGATCAGCTGGCGGAGGAGTTGAACTTCGCTCCGGATCACAGCAGCCGTCTGAAAGGCGGCCTGATAGCGACGCTGCAGGAACTTTGCCTGTCGAACGGTGATACCTATGTCGATGGGACCGTCTTGCTTGAGCGAACAATCCACTTGCTTGAACAAAGCCGGCGCTTCATCATCGAGGATGCACCGGTAATCGAAGCGTTGATGGAAATGGTCATGGATATGAAAGTGGTCGAGGATCACAGCCGCTTTGCCATCCCGTCCCTTTATTTCGCCGAAGAAGGCATCGCATCATCGATCGATAGACTGCTGAAACGGAAAACAAAAATTGCTTATCCGGGAGTGAATTTGGATCTGGAAATCGAGAATCTACAATCCAATCTGCAGATCCGCTATGGGGCCTCCCAAATCGAAGCGATAAAAGCAGCTTTGCTTTCACCGTTCTTCATCCTGACAGGTGGGCCCGGTACCGGTAAAACGACCGTTCTGAAAGGGATTGTCCGCATGTTCTCCGAATTGAACGATCTGCCGGAAGACCCTAAGGATTACAAAGACGGACTTTTCCCAATTTTGCTTGCCGCTCCGACAGGACGTGCCGCAAAACGGATGCAGGAAACGACAGGTCTGCCCGGCAGCACGATTCATCGCTTGCTGGGCTTGACCGGCCAGGAAAAGGAATCCGATGAACTTTATACGCAAGAGCTGGAAGGCAAGCTGTTGATCATCGACGAAGTTTCGATGGTGGATACGTGGCTGATGCACCGACTCTTAAAATCCGTTCCGCCGGGTATGCAAGTGCTTTTTGTGGGGGATAAGGACCAATTGCCGTCAGTCGGTCCAGGCCAGGTGTTGTTCGATCTTCTGAACTGCAAAGCGTTACCGCAAGTCGAGCTGAACGAGATATTCAGGCAATCCGGCGATTCATCGATCATCCCGTTGGCGCACGAAATCAAGAACGGCATCCTCCCGCGCGATTTTCGGAACAATCAAGCGGACCGCTCGTTTCTGCCTTGCCAAACGCACCAGATTGAACCGGTGATCCGGCAAGTCGTCGAAAAAGCGAAGTCAAAAGGGTTCACCGCGAAGGATATCCAGATTCTGGCGCCGATGTACAAAGGTGCTGCCGGCATTGATGCCATCAATACGATGATGCAGGAGATCTTCAATCCGAAAGGGAACAAGAAAAGACGGGAAGTCGCTTTTTTTGATGTCGTCTATCGGGTAGGCGACAAGGTGCTTCAGTTGGTGAACCAACCGGAAAATAATGTCTTTAACGGGGATATGGGTGAAATCACTGCCATCCAATTCGCCAAGGAAACGGAAGAGAAGGTCGACCAGATCACGATCCTGTTCGATACCGTGGAAGTCACCTACAATCGGAACAATTGGAACAAGTTTGTTTTGGCTTACTGTTGTTCCATCCATAAATCGCAGGGCAGCGAATTTACGATGGTCATTCTGCCGATGGTGAAACAGTACGGGCGGATGCTGCGCCGCAATCTGCTTTATACAGCCATCACCAGGAGCAAAAGCAAGTTGATTTTGTGCGGGGATTACGAAGCTTTCGAAACGGCTGTCGTAAGCACGGGCGATATCCGGAAAACGATGCTGCATGAAAAATTGGAACGCAACCTGAATACTGACAAGGTCTTCGCTGCCGCAGATCCTGCCGAGGACAAGGAAAAGAAGGCTCCAAGCGCCGGAAATGAAGCTGCTGAATCCACAAGCATAAATAAAGAAGATAAAAAAGCTCCAAAAATAGTACCCGTCTACCATTTGACCAGTGAACAGATTTCCGATGGGAGCATCGATCCGATGATCGGCATGGAAAATGTAACGCCGGAAATGTTCATGACTGGAAAATAA
- the mnmA gene encoding tRNA 2-thiouridine(34) synthase MnmA, with protein MQDNSKIRVVVGMSGGVDSSVTALLLKEQGYDVIGIFMKNWDDTDEFGFCTATEDYKDVQAVAQQIGIPYYSVNFEKEYWDKVFQYFLDEYKKGRTPNPDVMCNKEIKFKAFLDYAMELGADYVATGHYAQVVRDEDGTAHLLRGVDDNKDQTYFLNQLSQEQLSKTMFPLGGIKKPEVRRMAEEAGLATAKKKDSTGICFIGEKNFKEFLTNFLPAIPGKMITLSGDVMGEHAGLMYYTIGQRKGLGIGGGGESDDPWFVIGKDLATNTLYVGQGYHHENLYADSLDATDIHFTSEGKKPSVFTCTAKFRYRQKDTAVTVYLNEDQTTARVEFAEPVRAITPGQAVVFYDGMECLGGGTIDKAYQADRVLQYI; from the coding sequence ATGCAAGACAATTCAAAAATACGCGTGGTGGTCGGAATGAGCGGTGGCGTTGATTCTTCTGTCACAGCGTTGCTTTTGAAGGAACAAGGCTACGACGTCATCGGCATTTTCATGAAGAATTGGGACGATACGGATGAATTCGGATTCTGTACGGCAACGGAAGATTACAAGGATGTTCAGGCTGTCGCACAACAGATCGGTATTCCCTATTATTCCGTCAATTTTGAAAAGGAATACTGGGACAAGGTCTTCCAATATTTCCTGGACGAATACAAAAAGGGCCGGACGCCGAATCCGGATGTCATGTGCAATAAAGAAATCAAATTCAAAGCTTTCTTGGATTATGCGATGGAACTGGGTGCGGATTATGTCGCAACAGGGCACTATGCGCAAGTCGTCCGTGATGAAGACGGCACCGCTCATCTGCTCAGAGGAGTGGACGACAACAAGGACCAAACCTATTTCCTGAATCAGCTATCCCAGGAGCAACTTTCCAAAACGATGTTCCCGCTGGGTGGAATCAAAAAGCCGGAAGTGCGCCGCATGGCTGAAGAAGCAGGCTTGGCGACAGCGAAGAAAAAAGATTCTACAGGCATCTGTTTCATCGGCGAGAAGAATTTCAAAGAATTCTTGACGAATTTTCTGCCGGCGATCCCGGGGAAAATGATCACATTGAGCGGCGATGTGATGGGTGAGCATGCGGGATTGATGTACTATACAATCGGGCAAAGAAAAGGTCTGGGAATCGGCGGAGGCGGGGAATCCGATGATCCATGGTTTGTTATCGGCAAGGATCTGGCGACCAACACGCTCTACGTGGGCCAAGGTTACCATCATGAGAATCTGTATGCGGACAGCCTGGATGCGACCGATATCCATTTCACATCCGAAGGCAAGAAGCCATCCGTCTTCACCTGCACGGCAAAATTCCGTTACCGCCAAAAAGACACTGCGGTCACTGTCTATCTGAACGAAGACCAAACGACTGCACGTGTGGAATTTGCGGAGCCGGTCCGTGCCATCACACCTGGCCAAGCCGTTGTGTTTTACGATGGGATGGAATGCTTAGGTGGGGGAACGATCGACAAGGCATATCAAGCCGACCGTGTCCTCCAATACATTTAA
- a CDS encoding TraX family protein, with the protein MAYNNKTALIKWIAILTMTIDHIGYYLFPSLLFLRGVGRIAFPCFLYTTVQGVRETRDFRKYLLRLVLTGFISMPITAQTGNIFNILFTLALFALSIKDYRFILPAIFLVQFTEYGLYGFLMGWTIYVLSEKNVQAGIVLFLLVNALQLPSLQGFAAMALIPLLLPVPFALRPLPKWAGYLYYPIHQIVLMLIARLM; encoded by the coding sequence GTGGCTTACAACAACAAAACGGCACTCATCAAATGGATTGCGATCCTCACGATGACGATCGATCATATCGGTTATTATCTGTTTCCCTCGCTGCTTTTTCTGCGGGGGGTCGGACGCATCGCTTTTCCTTGTTTTTTGTACACAACCGTACAAGGGGTCAGGGAGACGCGTGATTTCCGTAAATATCTGCTGCGCTTGGTTCTGACCGGCTTCATCAGCATGCCGATAACCGCACAAACCGGGAATATCTTCAATATCCTCTTCACTTTGGCTCTGTTTGCTTTGTCGATCAAAGACTACCGGTTCATCTTGCCGGCCATTTTTTTGGTCCAGTTTACGGAATACGGCTTGTATGGCTTTTTGATGGGCTGGACAATCTATGTGCTGTCGGAAAAAAATGTGCAAGCGGGAATTGTCTTGTTTTTATTGGTGAATGCCCTGCAACTTCCCTCGCTGCAGGGGTTCGCTGCCATGGCGCTCATTCCGCTGCTCCTGCCGGTTCCTTTCGCGCTCAGGCCGCTGCCGAAATGGGCCGGCTATCTCTATTATCCGATCCATCAAATTGTTCTGATGCTTATCGCCAGGCTGATGTGA
- a CDS encoding aminotransferase class I/II-fold pyridoxal phosphate-dependent enzyme, whose amino-acid sequence MRIETQCLHEGYHPGNGEPSALPIYQSTTYRYDSTEHIGKLFDLTAAGHMYSRISNPTVAAVEEKIAAMEGGVGALCTTSGQAATMISLMNILKEGDHFISTASIYGGTINLFAVTLKRFGIECTFVDQELPEEEIQKMFRPNTKAVFGETIANPALSVLDIEKWAAIAHKNNVPLIVDNTFPTPYLCRPFEFGADIVVHSTSKYMDGHAVQMGGVIVDSGNFDWKNGNFPEFTEPDESYHGIVYTESFENAAYITKARVQMMRDMGAYPTANAAFLLNLGLETLPVRMDRHCSNALKVAEYFKKSEKVEFVNYPGLEGDKYHELANKYLPLGTCGVISLSIEGSRENAIKFMDSLKLASNEVHVADIRTCVLHPASSTHRQLTDEQLAAAGITPGLIRFSVGLENVDDIIEDIEQALATLNLDAKPYTV is encoded by the coding sequence ATGAGAATTGAAACACAATGTTTACACGAAGGGTATCATCCAGGGAACGGCGAGCCAAGTGCGCTGCCGATTTACCAAAGCACGACCTACAGATATGACTCTACGGAGCATATCGGAAAATTATTCGATTTGACGGCTGCCGGACATATGTATTCGCGCATCTCCAATCCTACAGTTGCAGCCGTGGAAGAGAAAATTGCAGCGATGGAGGGCGGCGTGGGGGCTTTATGCACAACTTCCGGACAGGCAGCCACCATGATCAGCTTGATGAACATCCTGAAGGAAGGCGATCATTTCATCAGCACCGCCTCCATCTATGGCGGGACCATCAATCTGTTTGCCGTAACCTTGAAGCGTTTCGGGATCGAATGCACTTTTGTCGATCAAGAACTGCCTGAGGAAGAAATCCAAAAAATGTTCAGACCGAACACAAAAGCAGTATTCGGCGAAACCATCGCAAACCCGGCTTTATCCGTTCTGGATATCGAAAAATGGGCAGCGATCGCGCACAAAAACAACGTGCCTTTGATCGTGGACAATACGTTCCCGACGCCGTACCTTTGCCGACCGTTCGAGTTTGGGGCCGACATCGTGGTCCATTCCACTTCGAAATACATGGATGGCCACGCGGTGCAGATGGGCGGGGTCATTGTCGACAGCGGCAATTTTGACTGGAAAAACGGCAATTTCCCCGAATTCACTGAACCGGATGAGTCCTATCACGGCATCGTCTATACGGAAAGCTTCGAGAACGCTGCGTACATCACAAAAGCACGGGTACAGATGATGAGGGACATGGGTGCTTACCCGACAGCCAATGCCGCCTTCTTACTGAACCTGGGGCTTGAAACGCTGCCCGTGCGGATGGACAGACACTGCAGCAATGCCCTGAAAGTCGCCGAATATTTCAAAAAATCCGAAAAAGTCGAATTTGTGAATTATCCGGGCTTAGAAGGGGACAAATACCATGAATTGGCAAACAAATATCTGCCGCTCGGAACATGCGGCGTCATTTCGCTGTCGATCGAAGGCAGCAGAGAAAATGCCATCAAATTCATGGACAGTCTGAAGTTGGCGTCCAATGAAGTCCATGTGGCCGACATCCGGACTTGCGTGCTCCATCCGGCAAGCTCGACACACAGGCAGCTGACCGACGAACAGTTGGCGGCAGCAGGCATCACGCCGGGCCTGATCCGTTTCTCGGTAGGACTTGAAAACGTGGATGACATCATCGAAGACATCGAACAAGCTTTGGCAACCCTGAATTTGGATGCGAAGCCTTATACGGTCTGA
- a CDS encoding xanthine phosphoribosyltransferase: protein MKLLEERILKDGIVLGDDVLKVDNFLNHQIDPVLMQQLGDEFARYFADKKITKILTVETSGIVPAVFTGLALGVKVVFARKQKSLTMKDNLYSATVYSFTKDVTNEITISKNYLDADDNVLIIDDFLANGQATNGLMEICDQAGAEIAGVGIVIEKSFQKGRKILEEQGMDVYSLARIKSFEDGTVQFIEE, encoded by the coding sequence ATGAAATTGCTTGAAGAGCGCATATTGAAGGATGGTATCGTGTTGGGTGACGACGTATTGAAGGTGGACAATTTTTTGAACCATCAGATCGATCCGGTATTAATGCAACAATTAGGGGATGAGTTTGCACGGTATTTCGCCGATAAAAAAATCACTAAGATTCTTACTGTGGAGACATCCGGCATTGTGCCTGCTGTATTCACAGGTTTGGCGCTGGGCGTGAAAGTTGTTTTTGCGAGAAAACAAAAAAGTTTGACGATGAAAGATAATCTTTATTCGGCCACTGTCTATTCCTTCACGAAAGATGTCACAAATGAAATCACAATCTCCAAAAACTATTTGGATGCGGACGACAATGTGCTGATCATCGACGACTTTTTGGCGAACGGACAGGCAACAAACGGCTTGATGGAAATCTGCGACCAAGCCGGAGCGGAAATAGCCGGTGTCGGTATCGTCATCGAAAAATCTTTCCAAAAAGGCAGAAAAATTTTGGAAGAACAAGGTATGGATGTCTATTCATTGGCGCGCATCAAGTCCTTTGAAGATGGAACGGTACAGTTCATCGAAGAATAG
- a CDS encoding formate/nitrite transporter family protein, with translation MTTVDKSALKKSDLFETSQVKYFIRCMLAGMFLTLGTSIAVMVAEKAEHMLPGSGKFFYSFMFAWSLVMINYMNTELGTSNMMYMTAATYRKVLAPKRALAILFACILFNLIGGAIASFIMSFTNIFQDLPAEHFLFHAVEGKLLKTPVQMVAEGIFANIIVNTTVFVSAHMKDDAGKLFSTIFIIFIFAFLGFEHVIANFSSFSLAFFAYGGALPGMTVGSVLTNWFFAMIGNYIGGGLIIGLLYAWMNKGSEVYVD, from the coding sequence ATGACTACAGTTGATAAAAGCGCCCTAAAGAAGTCAGATTTATTTGAGACTTCACAAGTAAAATATTTCATCAGATGTATGCTTGCTGGTATGTTTTTGACATTGGGTACATCAATCGCTGTTATGGTCGCTGAAAAAGCAGAACACATGCTGCCCGGAAGCGGGAAATTTTTCTACTCGTTCATGTTTGCATGGTCTTTGGTCATGATCAACTACATGAATACAGAATTGGGTACATCCAATATGATGTACATGACGGCGGCTACATACCGCAAGGTGTTGGCACCAAAAAGAGCTTTAGCCATTTTATTCGCTTGTATCCTCTTCAACCTTATCGGAGGTGCAATCGCATCATTCATTATGTCATTCACTAATATTTTTCAAGATTTACCGGCTGAGCATTTCCTGTTCCATGCAGTTGAAGGGAAATTGCTCAAAACACCTGTCCAGATGGTAGCCGAAGGTATCTTCGCAAATATCATCGTGAATACGACAGTATTTGTGAGCGCCCATATGAAGGATGATGCCGGCAAACTATTCTCGACCATTTTCATCATTTTCATCTTTGCATTTTTGGGCTTTGAGCACGTTATCGCCAACTTCTCTTCCTTCAGCCTTGCGTTTTTCGCATACGGTGGTGCACTTCCCGGGATGACGGTCGGCAGCGTGTTGACGAACTGGTTCTTTGCTATGATCGGAAATTACATCGGCGGTGGATTGATCATCGGCTTGCTTTACGCATGGATGAACAAAGGTTCCGAAGTATACGTAGACTAA
- a CDS encoding cysteine desulfurase: MAFDKNVSLKGSDKTFQLNEQVKRYTLRDNGFEETKNGNFQLVRDLDSSVLHKQGIKVKIVVAADLKTFKVSTTTSNGLQTVDVYGKETMSAAREQLEYILDSLIENGVLTEAAE; encoded by the coding sequence ATGGCATTCGATAAAAATGTATCTTTAAAAGGATCCGACAAAACCTTTCAATTGAATGAACAGGTGAAGCGATACACTTTGCGCGACAATGGCTTTGAAGAAACCAAAAACGGAAATTTCCAACTGGTCCGTGATTTGGACAGCAGCGTGCTGCATAAGCAAGGGATCAAAGTGAAAATTGTCGTCGCTGCCGATCTGAAAACATTCAAAGTTTCCACGACGACCAGCAACGGGTTGCAGACAGTGGATGTCTACGGCAAGGAAACCATGTCGGCTGCTAGAGAGCAGTTGGAATATATTTTGGACAGCCTAATCGAAAACGGTGTCTTGACTGAAGCCGCAGAGTGA